One region of Malaclemys terrapin pileata isolate rMalTer1 unplaced genomic scaffold, rMalTer1.hap1 H_1, whole genome shotgun sequence genomic DNA includes:
- the LOC128829615 gene encoding uncharacterized protein LOC128829615, which produces MPPAPLRAPPEMCLRGAVLALCCVAAGEYGACPAAGPPGLPETGPSLPRDLPETGHLTAPGFPCDLPETGPSLPRGSPVGPSPVRVLPGQRVVLECLVGADYPPLELEQLQVRWRHEGRTVLEFAGAVRAAQAGLSLAEDEVRNGNVSLVLQRVTASDSGEWTCYILYPPDQAQGSLTLRVADPTVPPNTCPLGGGAPRLRKLEEVIGGCVRSASELQRHLARLAAEVKECLGSPEAEESPPRAKAESANQTAQA; this is translated from the exons atgcctcctgcccccctgcgcGCACCCCCAGAGATGTGTCTGCGCGGGGCcgtgctggccctgtgctgcgtGGCAGCTGGTGAGTATGGGGCCTGTCCCGCCGCAGGCCCCCCGGGTCTCCCCGAGACCGGCCCCTCGCTGCCCCGGGATCTCCCCGAGACAGGGCACCTCACTGCCCCGGGGTTCCCCTGTGACCTCCCCGAGACTGGCCCCTCACTGCCCCGGGGTTCCCCT GTGGGCCCCTCGCCGGTGCGGGTGCTCCCCGGGCAGCGCGTGGTGCTGGAGTGCCTCGTCGGGGCCGACTACCCgcccctggagctggagcagctgcaggtgCGCTGGCGGCACGAGGGGCGCACGGTGCTGGAGTTCGCCGGGGCGGTGCGGGCGGCGCAGGCGGGACTCAGCCTGGCCGAGGACGAGGTGAGGAACGGGAACGTCTCGCTGGTGCTGCAGCGCGTCACCGCCAGCGACAGCGGGGAGTGGACCTGCTACATCCTCTACCCGCCCGACCAGGCCCAGGGCAGCCTCACCCTGCGCGTGGCAG ACCCGACGGTGCCCCCCAACACCTGCCCCCTGGGCGGGGGCGCCCCACGGCTGCGGAAGCTGGAGGAGGTGATCGGGGGCTGCGTCCGCTCGGCCAGCGAGCTCCAGCGGCACCTGGCCCGGCTGGCTGCCGAGGTGAAGGAGTGTCTGGGCAGCCCGGAGGCCGAGGAGAGCCCACCCCGGGCAAAGGCTGAGAGCGCCAACCAGACGGCACAGGCGTGA
- the LOC128829614 gene encoding myelin-oligodendrocyte glycoprotein-like translates to MSRCPLTLLVVLGLLGGCAGKLAVETDASPVRAKVGDDVVLKCQFSVPQPPVDLSQLVVQWFHRGGQLVEFDNVVSGSRPGANLNVEGLRSGNAALYLSKVTPESAGNYRCYVTYAPDVRIKQVVLQVEDPAKLPAEEPEAVAPHACAPDPDPLVLEKLDQALTLLQQISRTLEAAGAGGGGAA, encoded by the exons ATGAGCCGCTGCCCACTGACCCTCCTCGTCGTCCTCGGCCTCCTCGGGGGCTGCG CCGGCAAGCTGGCGGTGGAGACGGACGCCTCCCCGGTGCGAGCCAAGGTGGGAGATGACGTGGTGCTGAAGTGCCAGTTCTCCGTGCCGCAGCCCCCTGTGGACCTGAGCCAGCTGGTGGTGCAGTGGTTCCACCGGGGCGGGCAGCTGGTGGAGTTCGACAATGTGGTGAGCGGGAGCCGGCCGGGCGCCAACCTGAACGTGGAGGGGCTGCGGAGCGGCAACGCCGCGCTCTACCTCAGCAAGGTGACCCCGGAGAGTGCCGGCAACTACCGCTGCTACGTCACCTACGCGCCCGACGTGCGCATCAAACAGGTCGTCCTCCAAGTCGAGG ACCCCGCGAAGCTGCCCGCGGAGGAGCCGGAGGCCGTGGCCCCTCACGCCTGCGCCCCCGACCCCGACCCCCTGGTGCTGGAGAAGCTGGACCAGGCGCTGACCCTCCTGCAGCAGATCAGCCGCACGCTGGAGGCGGCGggcgccgggggtgggggggcggcctga
- the LOC128829616 gene encoding tapasin-related protein-like — MGPFPPRTPDLYRASPTAGAFPVSTDPSPVTALLGSDVLLKCSFPAAPRGGARDETLLVRWYFQERQVAELDGIPITTRAGAILFSQQQGHAQASLLLPGVTLADQGHYRCSVHYAGQHGEGTVQVQVAALPWVEVPSPVVQRDEDSALVCCVRGFYPQHIAVSWLQNGQELNASFISAARRGHRDGTFSLVTVYRFTPTERDLGALFSCRARHPLLNQSRQADFWISFRAGGLEMGLRVLLWVLRASLLLAMAMGGWLYCDTSSRPRKMVEQVMEQVTERIWDPLRQRFQQAREAISSWSR, encoded by the exons atggggcccttcccccccaggaccccagatCTGTATCGTGCTTCCCCCACAGCCGGCGCGTTCCCTGTCTCCACCGACCCCTCCCCGGTGACGGCGCTCCTGGGCTCCGACGTGCTCCTGAAATGCAGCTTCCCCGCAGCCCCGCGCGGTGGGGCGAGGGACGAGACGCTGCTGGTCCGCTGGTACTTCCAGGAGAGGCAAGTGGCTGAGTTGGACGGCATCCCCATCACCACCCGGGCGGGCGCCATCCTTTtctcccagcagcagggccaCGCCCAGGCCTCGCTGCTCCTGCCCGGCGTCACGCTGGCCGACCAGGGCCACTACCGCTGCTCCGTCCACTATGCCGGGCAGCACGGGGAGGGGACGGTCCAGGTGCAAGTTGCAG cgctgccgtgGGTCGAGGTGCCCAGCCCCGTGGTGCAGAGGGACGAGGACAGCGCCCTGGTGTGCTGCGTGCGGGGGTTTTACCCCCAGCACATCGCAGTGTCCTGGCTCCAGAACGGGCAGGAGCTAAACGCCTCCTTCATCTCTGCCGCGCGCCGGGGGCACCGGGACGGGACCTTCAGCCTGGTGACCGTCTACAGATTCACCCCCACGGAGCGGGATCTGGGGGCGCTGTTCTCCTGCCGGGCACGGCACCCCCTGCTGAACCAGTCCCGCCAGGCCGACTTCTGGATCTCCTTCAGGG CTGGCGGGCTGGAGATGGGGCTCAGGGTCCTGCTGTGGGTGCTGCGAGCGTCACTGCTGCTGGCCATGGCCATGGGGGGCTGGCTCTACTGCGACACCAGCAGCCGGCCGAGGAAG ATGGTGGAGCAGGTGATGGAGCAGGTGACGGAGCGGATCTGGGACCCCCTGCGTCAGAGGTTCCAGCAGGCTCGGGAGGCGATCTCCTCATGGAGCAGATAG
- the LOC128829630 gene encoding uncharacterized protein LOC128829630 — MAEELRTLNADLLAIRGALEAAGPAGTPAVALRGKLAQEFLAAVQGFHARFAQCRRMQAVSPSELEARLQEVSGDPGCWFYIGCTRALTHYLWEAGPWCRAWQRRAAGYEKTWTYYCRPGPGPGAGLCTVRHLLDQFCGTHPRCLNVSHFRNGPVSIVFLVTYAQRGSRPGEPTEDMEVALRGITAHFRHRGAPADELVQFLKDDFRQLMGRYPGYLAQCRAMSQIPPARFPGRAREILAGLGPAEGVLAGMVPDGVVSMRPCLWEVGAGEAQAGEKLHTYFTRLDGALDAKRLLEEIWGHPRCLDSCRRWGGRSGTQPGAFLYLAIFRGPCVPGGP, encoded by the coding sequence ATGGCGGAAGAGCTCCGGACCCTGAACGCGGATCTGCTGGCCATAAGGGGGGCGCTGGAGGCTGCCGGCCCCGCGGGGACCCCTGCCGTGGCCCTGCGGGGGAAGCTGGCCCAGGAGTTCCTGGCCGCAGTTCAGGGTTTCCACGCCCGGTTCGCTCAGTGCCGGCGGATGCAGGCGGTGTCCCCCAGCGAGCTGGAGGCCCGGCTCCAGGAGGTCTCCGGGGACCCCGGCTGCTGGTTCTACATTGGCTGCACACGGGCGCTGACGCACTATCTCTGGGAGGCCGGGCCGTGGTGCCGGGCCTGGCAGCGCAGGGCAGCTGGCTACGAGAAAACCTGGACCTACTACTgccggccggggccggggccaggggccgggctctGCACCGTGAGGCACCTGCTGGATCAGTTCTGTGGCACCCACCCCCGCTGCCTCAACGTCTCGCACTTCAGGAACGGCCCGGTCAGCATCGTCTTCCTGGTGACCTACGCCCAGCGGGGCAGCCGGCCAGGGGAGCCCACCGAGGACATGGAGGTGGCGCTGCGTGGCATCACTGCCCACTTCCGCCACCGGGGGGCGCCGGCGGACGAGCTGGTGCAGTTCCTCAAGGACGACTTCCGCCAGCTGATGGGGCGGTACCCGGGCTACctggcgcagtgccgggccatgAGCCAGATCCCCCCGGCGCGCTTCCCGGGACGGGCCCGGGAGATcctggcggggctggggccggcggagGGGGTCCTGGCGGGCATGGTGCCGGACGGGGTGGTCTCCATGCGGCCCTGCctgtgggaggtgggggcgggcGAGGCGCAGGCCGGCGAGAAGCTGCACACGTACTTCACCAGGCTGGACGGTGCCCTCGACGCCAAGCGGCTCCTGGAGGAGATCTGGGGCCACCCCCGCTGCCTTGACAGCTgccggcgctgggggggcaggtcGGGGACTCAGCCGGGGGCCTTCCTGTACCTGGCGATATTCCGGGGGCCCTGCGTCCCAGGCGGGCCATGA